From the genome of Acinetobacter sp. TR3:
ACCACCATCAATCATGGTCGCAGTTGCATTCGGGTTATAGATTGCAATTAAATTTAAGGCTTGAACCACATCTGGACAGTTATGGCAGCTTAAAGATACAAACACATCAAAGTTTGATTTTAAGTTTAAACCTTTGATCTGAGTTAATACTTCATCAGAGACTTTAGGGGCATAGCCTGACACTTGTAATAAAGCCAAGATCAAAGAAGTAAACTCATGTCCCATCGGTAAACCAGCAAAGAACACACGTGGTTGTTCACCTGCTTTAGCCACACCGAAACTCGGACGGCGAGCGTTTGAACCGTCAAAACGTGCCGTGACTTGATCAGAAAGTTCTGCAATTTCAGTCACAAGTTCTTTGATCTTTGCGGCTTTGTCTGATTCATCTAAAGCTGCAACTAACTCGATTGGACTTTCTAAACGTTCTAAGTAAGCTTTTAATTGCGTTTTAATATTTTGATCTAACATGTATTTCTCCAAATTCTAAGCAGTTCAAATCAGCTAAATTCATTCAATGAAGCTATAGTACGCAAAATATATAAATAGGTAAAACAGTATGTTTTTATAAATTTAATCGGATTTTTGAATTTTAAAGTATATTTGTGGAACTTTTGTGCGTACATGAGCATAAAAATTTGAATCGAATCGAACTTGTTATATAACTGCAATCATTTCATGGCATATATAAGGAAGCAGAAAATGGTATTACAACGTGGTATTTATCAACACTACAAGGGTCAAATTTATCAGGTATTTAATGTTGCTCGACATAGCGAAACTGAGGAACAACTTGTTGTATATCAGTGTTTATATGGTGATTATTCAATGTGGGTGCGTCCATTATCAATGTTTGTTGAAACAGTTGAACTTGAAGATGGGCAAGTTATTCCACGTTTTAAATTAATACAAGCGACTTAAATTTGACCTTTTGCTTTTGAGCATTACGGAGACAAGACATGACGAGCACCGTTTTTTTACAACGTATTGCTGATTTATATGATGAATTTAAGCAACATGATGCTCGGCAGTCTGATCGTTTAAGACGTTACCGAAATATTGAAGCAGAATCTGCTAAGTTACTTGGGATGTTAGTACGTACTCAGCAATCAAAGCAGATTCTAGAAATTGGAACATCGACAGGATATTCAACCTTATGGTTGGCTGAAGCCGCAAAATCAGTTGGAGGTAAAGTTCAAACCTTAGAGATTAATGCTTTCCGTAGTGCTCAAGCCAAGAAATATGCTGAAGAATTTGGATTAGAGAGTTTTATTGATTTTTGGGTGGGCGATGCCTCAGATTATTTGGCACAAGCAACTGAATCCTATGATCTAATTTTATTAGATGCAGAGCGTGGCTGTTATGTGAGTTATTGGAATGATTTAAAACGTCTATTGCAGTTCTCGGGTAATACTTTAATCGTAGATAATGTGATTTCGCATGCTGCTGAGGTCAAAGATTTTCTTGAGTTGATCAAAGCAGATGAAAACTATATGAGTACCATTTTGCCTGTTGGTGCTGGTCTATGTATGGTCGTCCTGAAGTAAGGGCATCTGATTTTGATATTTTAGGCGATAGCTTTGTGGGCTACAACCAATAATTTTATTAAATGCACGGGTAAAGTTGGCAGGGTTCGAATAGCCTAATTCATAAGCAATATGGGTGATGGTAAACTTGGAATTCTTTAATAAATCAATGGCCCGCTCGGTGCTAATCTGCTGCTTTAAATTTTGAAATTCAACTCCTTGTTGCTGCAAATAACGTTGTAAAGTTTTGGTGGAAATATTTAGAACTTTAGCGCATTCGGTTAATGTTGGAATCTGATTGGCTTGTCTTAACATCATGCTGACCCATTCAACAATTTCACCTTGATGATAAATTTTCTGAATCTGTTCCTGACAACGTTGTTCAACCACTTTTAGGCTATGAGCATCCGCCAAAGGTAATGGCAGTGCCAGTTGTTGCTGATCAATAACAACGCGTATACCTGATATCCATGTGTAATTAAAATGAAAATTTGCTTTAACGAGATGTATATAGCGTTCAGCATAAACAGGCTCGGGTATACTTAAATAAATTTGGTAACGTTGTAATTGTTGTCCTGCAAGTTCTAATAAGCTGTAATAAAATCCAACGGCAATTGCTTCAATATGAAATGCTAAACATTGCTTATTCATTTGCAAGATGGGTTCAAGTAATAACTCAACCTTATGTTGATGAGTTGGAAATTGAATCGATAGCTTAAAGCTTGGCATAATTAGCCGAAAATATTGTGCGATTAATCTCAATGCATGTTCTAAATTTGGACTGGTCATTAATGCATATCCAACCAAACTATGCGAACTGAGTTTTAGATTTTTACCGAGTTCAAAAGCCAAATCTTCTGTATTAGGTAGGCTCAGGCCAAGTGCAATAAATTGTTCAATTTGTTGAATTGATAAAAGCTCAGTTTTAGAAAGTTCGTTATGAAATGCGTTTAATACCTCATTATCATATTGATGAGTACCAATCAGAATTTCGATCAACCGTAAATAATAACGAGACGGAATAACAGGGATTTGCTGTTTTTGCACAATAAAAATCCAGTAAAGTCTTAAAATGATAATATCAAGTCTTAAAATGATAATATAGAGTGGCTGCAAAAGAACACAATCAATTCAAGCAAAACATTTTGTGTTTGATTGAGGAATTTCTAATGAATATGCATACTCAACTGGATGTAGAGCAGGCAACAACAACTTTTAAAGATAAAAAACGTCATTTGTGGTTATTGGGTTTGGCTGTACCGACTATTGCAATGAGTGGTTTAGCGGGTTATCAATTTGGACCGAAAAAAACCAAAAAATTCTTTGCCTCTTTTGGCCCATTATTTATTCATGGTGTTATTCCTGCATTGGATAAGTTAATTGGCGAGGACACAGAAAATCCACCACTTGATGCGATTGCAGATTTAGAAGCTGATCCATATTATTCTCGAATTGTTAAACTTTTTATTCCATTGCAATATGCGACCAATATTTACGGCACTTACTTGGCAAGCCGTAAAGGTACATCACTTGCAGATCAAGCGTTATTGGGTACGTTGGTGGGGATGGTGAATGGTATTGCCATCAATACGGCGCATGAATTGAGCCATAAAGGCGGTCGTCTCGAACATTATTTATCACATTTGGCATTAGCTCCATCGGGCTATAATCATTTCCGTATTGAGCATCCATATGGTCATCACCGCCGTGTTGCGACGCCAGAAGATCCAGCCTCATCTCGACTTGGTGAAACTTTCTGGAAATTTTTACCGCGTACAGTGATTGGTAGTTTCAAATCAGCGATTGAAATTGAGAAAAATCGTTTAGAGCGTAAAAAATTACCATTCTTCTGTAAAGAAAATGAGTTGATTCATGGATGGGCGATGTCTGCCATATACCATGCAGCCATGTTTAGCAAATTTGGAGTGCGTTCAGTACCGTTCCAAGTGACTCAGGCTGCCTATGCGATTACTTTGTTTGAATCGGTAAATTATATTGAGCATTATGGTTTAAAACGTGAAAAGAAAGCCAATGGTCAATATGAGCGTACTTTACCTGAACATAGTTGGAACAATAACAATGTAGTGACTAACTTGTTCTTGTATCAATTACAGCGTCACTCAGATCATCATGCAAATCCAACACGTAGCTTCCAGACTTTACGTCATTTTGAAGATGCACCGCAATTACCAGCAGGTTATGGTGCGATGATTTTGCCAGCCTTTATTCCTTCATGGTGGTCAAAAATTATGGATGATCGAGTTGTAGAGCATTACAAAGGGAATATGGAGAAAATTAATATTCATCCAGACGCAAAAGAAAAAATATTAGAGAAGTATGCTGAACAAGCTGAAGTCGAAGCTGCTTAATAAATTTGGTGGTGTTTCAAAAAGTATGCTGACATTAAATGAAGCCATTATTGATGTAAAAAAAGGTTAAGTCGAAAGCTTTAAAATGGTTTTCAATCTTTTTTGAAAAATTACAACTCCTTCTAAAACCGCGCCTAATTCGATGCCTTATTTTGCAATTATTACCTTCAATACCTACAGTAAAAAATTTACCAATACTTTGCTTGCAGTTTTTAAAAGCAGTTATGAAACTGTCCCAATGATCACTTGCAATTCGGGTGTAGTGAATACCTAATTGTTTAAGCTTTGTCTTCAATCGTTGAACTGTAGCTAAGTCTCTTTTACCCCAAACATAAGCAACAATCTCACCTGTTTCTCGATGGTAGGCGTAAATAAGCCATTGTTTATTATTTTTATTTCCCACAAAAGTCCAAAACTCATCAACTTCAAGAGACTCATAATGACTTTGTTTAGGCTGAATTTGGTAGGTCGATTCGGTTAAAGTACGTAAAACTTTACCGATACTGATTCGCTCAACTTCAGCGATATCTCGTATACCACTACCTCTGACCATCAACTGTAATATTTTTCGAGTAATGCCTGAATTACATCCTAGATAGCTCAGAGCATGGTCACCAATAAACTGACGTTTACAGTCTTTGCACTGATAGTTTTGTTTCCCATCTACTTTGATGCCATTTTTCTTTATACTGTCACTGAGGCAGGTTGGACATTTGATTTCTAGAGTTATTCGCATTTCTCTATTTTATCAAAATTCAACCTGCTTTGTTTCAGCATACTTTTTGAAACACCACCATAAATTTAAATAAAAAAACCAGCCTTAATATAGGCTGGTTTTTTATTTATGAGGCTAAAAGATAAAGTCGTTTAAAGTGAAGATCAAACTCAAGGTATTTATGAACAAATGCGGTCTTATCCGAGGTGCGTAGTAAATTATTATAAATAAACTCTGGAACAGGGTGATAAAGCTCGGCAGTGCCATTGCTATAGAAAATTTTTAAATAACGTGAAGAAATATCATATTTCCAAGAGGTTACAACAACAGTTTTTTCCATATATTTGCCCCCATTTCAGTTTTATCATTTAGTACATACAAAAAACTCTTTATGTTTCATAATTTGACATTACTCCATG
Proteins encoded in this window:
- a CDS encoding DUF1653 domain-containing protein — encoded protein: MVLQRGIYQHYKGQIYQVFNVARHSETEEQLVVYQCLYGDYSMWVRPLSMFVETVELEDGQVIPRFKLIQAT
- a CDS encoding O-methyltransferase, whose amino-acid sequence is MTSTVFLQRIADLYDEFKQHDARQSDRLRRYRNIEAESAKLLGMLVRTQQSKQILEIGTSTGYSTLWLAEAAKSVGGKVQTLEINAFRSAQAKKYAEEFGLESFIDFWVGDASDYLAQATESYDLILLDAERGCYVSYWNDLKRLLQFSGNTLIVDNVISHAAEVKDFLELIKADENYMSTILPVGAGLCMVVLK
- a CDS encoding helix-turn-helix domain-containing protein, whose translation is MQKQQIPVIPSRYYLRLIEILIGTHQYDNEVLNAFHNELSKTELLSIQQIEQFIALGLSLPNTEDLAFELGKNLKLSSHSLVGYALMTSPNLEHALRLIAQYFRLIMPSFKLSIQFPTHQHKVELLLEPILQMNKQCLAFHIEAIAVGFYYSLLELAGQQLQRYQIYLSIPEPVYAERYIHLVKANFHFNYTWISGIRVVIDQQQLALPLPLADAHSLKVVEQRCQEQIQKIYHQGEIVEWVSMMLRQANQIPTLTECAKVLNISTKTLQRYLQQQGVEFQNLKQQISTERAIDLLKNSKFTITHIAYELGYSNPANFTRAFNKIIGCSPQSYRLKYQNQMPLLQDDHT
- a CDS encoding alkane 1-monooxygenase; this encodes MNMHTQLDVEQATTTFKDKKRHLWLLGLAVPTIAMSGLAGYQFGPKKTKKFFASFGPLFIHGVIPALDKLIGEDTENPPLDAIADLEADPYYSRIVKLFIPLQYATNIYGTYLASRKGTSLADQALLGTLVGMVNGIAINTAHELSHKGGRLEHYLSHLALAPSGYNHFRIEHPYGHHRRVATPEDPASSRLGETFWKFLPRTVIGSFKSAIEIEKNRLERKKLPFFCKENELIHGWAMSAIYHAAMFSKFGVRSVPFQVTQAAYAITLFESVNYIEHYGLKREKKANGQYERTLPEHSWNNNNVVTNLFLYQLQRHSDHHANPTRSFQTLRHFEDAPQLPAGYGAMILPAFIPSWWSKIMDDRVVEHYKGNMEKINIHPDAKEKILEKYAEQAEVEAA
- a CDS encoding IS1-like element ISPa14 family transposase, with protein sequence MRITLEIKCPTCLSDSIKKNGIKVDGKQNYQCKDCKRQFIGDHALSYLGCNSGITRKILQLMVRGSGIRDIAEVERISIGKVLRTLTESTYQIQPKQSHYESLEVDEFWTFVGNKNNKQWLIYAYHRETGEIVAYVWGKRDLATVQRLKTKLKQLGIHYTRIASDHWDSFITAFKNCKQSIGKFFTVGIEGNNCKIRHRIRRGFRRSCNFSKKIENHFKAFDLTFFYINNGFI
- a CDS encoding KTSC domain-containing protein, giving the protein MEKTVVVTSWKYDISSRYLKIFYSNGTAELYHPVPEFIYNNLLRTSDKTAFVHKYLEFDLHFKRLYLLAS